The sequence below is a genomic window from Zygosaccharomyces rouxii strain CBS732 chromosome D complete sequence.
tttcaaataaaCGGATCACTCGCTGGTACATTACAAGAGGGATCGAATCGTTCTTTAATGATATGAAACGTAGTGGCAGTAGTCCAGATGAGCCATCAAATTCTCGAAAACTAGCGTATGTAGGGGGATCGTACCCATCGACCTCAGTTTAGGGCGTGCATTTTACTAACTATTTTGTGAAAAGTTGTCAAAACTGTcgaaagagaagaagaaaatgtAATTCAGAGATTCCTTGTTCAAATTGTGTGAAATATGGGATTGAGTGTGTACCAGTAGATCAAGATTTGAGAAGAACTCGTTATACTGCATCGTACGtgaaggaattggaagacCATGTTGAACACCTGGAGAagactttgaaaaaagctagagaagttgatgataaaaatgagAAGGAGAAAATACTAGATTCTGTACCCATTGTCAATGCTGTACCATCACCAGGTCAAGATTCACCAGATATCCAATTACCAGAGACCTCAGCGACATCTGTTCCACCAGTAGGTACAAATAGCATCTACCCAACGAATTCTCTTTCTATCtctaagaagaagaggacTCCTGAGCAGTTGAAAATTCTGGTCAACATGAGAATGTTGTCTAGAAGTCCATTTATTCTTCGTTCATTatctttattctttaaGTGGTTGTACCCAGGACATTTCATGTTTATTCATAGAGAAACGTTTCTAAGTGCATTCTTTGGAGATGAATCTGCTAAAAGTTACTACTGTTCAGAGGAACTTTTATATGCCATTGCAGCTCTTGGTTCTAAACTGTCCAGTAGTGATGGTGAACTCTTCGGTAAATCAGAGGAATACTACCAGACCGCCAAAAACAAAGCATTAAAACTTGTCTTTCAGTTGGATGGGAATTCATTTGCAGAACTgacatcttcaaataaGTTAGCATTTATTCAAACACTTTTATGTCTGGCCTTTTATGATGTAGCCGCCGGTGAGAATGCTATGGCGTGGTACTTATCAGGATTGGCTTTTAGGATCGCCCATGAGATAGGTCTTCATTTAAACCCAAATGCCTGGAATGATGTCTATGAAGATGAGCTATCAgatcttgattttgaagTAAGAAGTAGAATCTATTGGGGTTGTTATATTGCGGATCATTTAATATCTGTCCTTTTTGGTAGATCTACAACATTAAGATTATCAAATTCAACTGTTCCAGAGACTGATGAACTTCCCGATATTGAAACTGGTATTGAGGATTATATCTTTGACCCCAAGGCGACTTTATCGTTAGCCAATCCTCTAAAAAGGTTGATCGTTCTCTCAAGAATTACTGAAGTGTTTGCCGGTAAGATATTTATTCAAACACAATCATTGAGTCAAAGGTGTCAATATCTGTCCAAATTCAATGTAGAGATGGTCCATTGGAGGCAAGACTTACCGGATCAGTTGGCATGGTCGAGGGAATCGTTAAAAAAGCTGAAATATTTTAACCCCACAACTACATACGTGTGGTTTCACTACTACATCGTTTTAATTTCCTACAATAAACCATTTATTTTTGATCGTAAGCCTAGTAGACAGTTGATTGAGGATTACATCGAAGAATTGCATTTGATATTAGAGGTATGGaaatccaattttgaaaattttgaaaaatgtagCATCTACATGGTATATTCGGTGATATTAGCCGTACAGTGTATGAAAACTAATTCGATAAGTCAACAGCATTACAAAGAGTTTACCGATTTCTTAGAATCACCTTCGTTAAATTACGATTTAGCCAAAAAATTCGTTGAAAACGAACTAAGAGCAGAATGTATGGATCCATTGAGTAGTTTGACTTATGGAAACGATTTAGCGCTCGAGTACAACCTGGACTTTACCTtattgaatgaaattgatactTTAATTGGAACCTCTGGTGGTGATAGTACACTGGGTTAACTTCAAGTGGGTTAGCTTTTACtagatggtgaagaaacGATGTTAATTACATCGATGTAATTGTCCAGATCAGGATCATTTTCCATTAGTAAATCGATTAGGACTGGTGGTGATAAATTACAATTTTCAAAGTGGTCCATCAGGCGTGGAGCAGTTGACGGTGGAGTTTGAGTAACTTTTGCCGTCTGGTGTgcatgatgaagatgatgaatctCTCGATTCGTGGTTACGATGCCCGAATTGGCTTCTTTACATCTTTTCTTAAAGTATGAGAGGTCTATCACTTCCACTGTAGGTTTTTCCATCTTTACAGGGTTGCACAATACCTTTGGAATTTCGAATATACTACTAATCAAGTTATCCTTATCTGGGTCCTTCTTGAACAGTGAAAGAGCCAATGTGGATCTcaataattcttctacCACTTCCAAACACCCGATATGTGGTAGTACTTTGATTAAAATACCACACATCAATTTTAGTCTATCAGCTTTTTGCAGATGATCGGGTTCCCTGTGTTCTACATCGTGAGGCCACCAGGAGGGTTTGGCAATATCACCTTTGATATATGGATATTTGGTTTTTTTCCTAGGTTCAATGGCCTTAATCCAAGCTTTGGCAATGGCCTTACAAGGAACTTGTCGTAACAGCTTCAATGCACCATGAAcatatttttcaactaCGATTAAATTTGTTAACGGCAGTGGGATTGTAGGATAATGATTTTGGGGGGCACATAATTTACTGTCATAtttaatgattttttcaccatcaacaAGGTCCCACACCCCTATTGGTAGAATATCTTCAACAGCTGTTGTTACATAAGCTTGTGAGAATTTGCaattagaatttgaatCTATCTTATCCTTAACAAATATGGAGAACTCATAACCTTCTTTTAGAAGGAATACTGCAATTTCATTGAATTTGTTAGTAGTCATCATTGATATGTGCTTATTGGTATACACCATTATTGATACTCATCATTAACCAGAATCCTTGATATATATTTTATATATGATATATTGAGAACCATCACTTAGTTATGGTAATAGAATCGCTGCATCGAAGTTTCAAACTTGTTAGTAACATTAAGCTTAGCTATTATAAAACTCCGAATTCAAAGTTGAATCAACTCCAAGACAATAGTAAATCTAAAACCTAAAATCTCAAAGGAAGATGGTAGATACTGGTAACGCTGAGGTTGCCATATCGTGGTGGGAAAAAGGAGTGCAGAAGGAGAAAGATGGTTCCATGAATGATGCAATTAGGTTTTATAGGGAAGCCTTGAAGACGCATGAAGGTGTCGAGAAATTGTACAGAAAGAAGCTGTTTGAAGAACATGAGTTAGAAAAGAAGTTGGAACAGTTACGTTTGGACTCTATAGATTCCAGGAATGATACTGTCTCACCAGGGGATCAAGCGCAGGcggatgaagatgaggatgattCCCAAAGGGATCCGTGTTGGTTACTAGATATTTTACCACCAGATGtattatcaagaattgtTCACTACGTAGTTTTACAATCAGGAGAATCGTGGCTAAACCTTTCGTTGACCTGCTCCACTTTCAATCGTTTGTGTTTCCACGAAATGGACCCCTACAGGACATTTGCCCGTATGATCTATCCCAAGCAGCAGTACGATGAGATGGCTATGGACCTGAACGGTATAAGTAATATAGGAATTTGGGAAAAAGAGTTTTGGGGTCCCAACTATCGTAAGATGCTTATGGAAAGACCATTTGTGAAGTTCGGAGGCATATATATCAGTGTCGTCAACTACTTGAGATACGGTGCAAATCAAGACGGCTCGAGATCATGGATGAATCCAATTCATATGATAACTTACTACAGATATTTCAGATTCTATCCTGATGGAGGCTGCTTAAGATTGTTGACAACCGATGAACCATCCATGGTGGTACCACATTTCTCAACTGATACACCACCAAGAAACAGTGAGATGTGCCGTTGGTCACTAGGATTCGACCATGCATTCGGGCATTTAACCATTACCAGATCATCAAGCAAATACACATTCGTTGAAGAACTGCAGATTAAGGATCAGGGAACGAGAATTCACCAGAGATTAAAATGGCTCAGTTCGGTCATTATCGATAAGGAAGGTGAAGTCACAGAATGTTctatgaagaaagaaaagcctttcttcttctcaagAGTGAGATCGTATCTACCATCATCAACAATGTACTGATCATCTTCAAGCTCAGAGCTCAAAGACAGGTCCATCGCACCTCAACGAGCAGCTTCGTTGACTAAAGTGTGTACAATCTCACGTGTAAAATAGAAATTTGGCAGATTGTGCTTGATGAGTGCCCATGTGAAGTTGAATGTTGCAACTTATACCTCGAAAAGTTGAACTTTTGAACAagcagtagtagtattGTTGTTAGAAGGTGACACTGtagttgaaatttttgaggGAACTGAACTCTCCCCCATGAGGTTTTCGCACAGAACTGAtaattgataataattCTTAGAAACTGAAGTAGGTATGGAATCGGTTGGCGGTGGAGGCGGTGATATGTTTGATCTTTTCGATTTGGATAACGATAACGATATCGATTTCGAAACTGCTTACAAGATGATTAGTAATTTTGATGACGTTGCATCAAGTGGTGAACATGATGAGTTACTGCCGAGGCTGGGATTTGGGGATTTGACAGATGTTGAAACGCAATTTGGACTGAACAACAACAGGGAAGACCAGGAcgaacaacaacagcatcACCAGCAGCACGAACAGTGGTCTCTGCAGCCGCATCACGAACAATGGCCTCTACAGTTGCACCCACAACCATCACATGCACAACAGCTGCAGAATTATCAAGACTTTCCTCTCAAACAGCAGCGTCAACAGCAGCAATCAGATTCGCTGGAACGGAATGCAGAAACTGTGAATGGCGGTGAGTTTGCACAGCACGAAACTGGTACAAGGGATGATAGACCTCAGTTACTGAGTGCATATGAATCAAATGCAATTGAGCATTTCTTAGATAGTCTAATATCACATAACCACGCAAGGGAAAAAGAGGAACAAGAGTCGTTAAAGAGGGATTTGCCGGCAATTAGTACAGCATATAGACCACCAACGGTGGAGATACCTGAAATTACAATTGGGGATTCTGATATACCAGCTGAAATACGAAATGATCCAAgcaaagtgaaaaaatggaaacatgttgaaattgaaaggaTTCGACGAAACCAAATTAAAAAGACATTTGATGAGTTAATTGGTATGACTAGATATCCAAGAGGAAGTGGTAATAACAAGATTGTTAAGCCTAAAGGTGATAAAAGGGTACCCAAGCATACTTTATTAAGTTACGTCGTCGAGGATATTAGGTCAATCATACAAGCAAATGAAAAGTTGGAAACTATGTTAAGAGACATAACCAAtattaaaaaagaagacGTTAGTATCTAAAAAGGAATTGGGAAAGGTTACTATAATGgtgataatgataataataataataataataatgataaaactGTATTCTATAATTTAGAGAGGGTACGTGGATCGAGTAGATGTTGAATTGATCTCAACAGTGGAACACAGAGgattgaattgaatatatttataagaaaataaaatttgaaaaaaaaaaaaaaaaaaaaaatgccAATCTTTTGTTAGTTGTATTTCTCAATCAAAATCAATAGACTGTGAGAATTCACAAgctcaatttttccaaaatatCCGTTGCCAGCTCCTTGTATAGCCATGTATTACCGGAAACCTTCTTAAAGTGAACACCAGCTAATCCAACTATGCGAACTTTAACGATAtggatttcaaatttaactGGTGGCTTCCCCTTCGTACCGgttatttcttcttgttcgTTTTCGGTCTTGTTCATGTCTTGTGCCTTTGAAGTTGTCAAAATATCATCCTGGTTGACAGATTCTAATGAGGCAGAAGAAATTTCCCCTGACACATTGTTTGGAGTTGGTGATGTTACAATAGATACGCTTCTCTCATGATGACTACTAGCCAAAGGTGTAGATGGGATATTGGCCTGTACACGTCTAGCAGAATCTTGACGTTTAACGGAATGGTTACGCGTAGCAGAAAATTGTCTTCTATGTGTGCTCTCCATAGCACCAGGTAGCTGTAGATGTTGGCTCTGTGGTGGTTGTTGGGGAGCATGTTGAAACTGTTGCTCCTTTTCatgttgttcttgttgatcGTGGGTAGGCGGCAGTTCTGATTGAATCTCACCAGATTTATCTTGAGGGAACGTTTGTACACAAACAAATCCACCTTTGACCTCTTTGAAATCTATAtgcattttcttcaaaacaCTTATAATCTTGTACCTGACAATTGGTAGAGGTTTAGAGGAAGTGGTCTGTACAGAGAAAAATCCCTTCAAAAACAGTGAGCGTGGATAATCAATTGAAGGCATTGATCCTGGTGGAGCTTTTGAGGCTTTCTCCAAAATGGCTTCATCAgtaaattcttcttcatcatcctttTCAGCTGGAGTAGTACCTGTACTCTCAACGTTCGATCTTCCAGAGGAAGTTCCATCAACGCCACCATTTGGTTCAGAACTCTTACACTCTTTATTAAATTCTAAGAATCCAGTGTCGTTCACGTTTTGGGCATTAGCAGGAACAGGAGGTCTAACGAATTTGAGTGACTCACGACGAGTGTGGCCCACAGATTTAGCTCTCGCACTTGGGTGAAGTTTACGACCCTTGGTGACATTCAGAGGTGGTAATGGTTTATTATCGTCAGCTTGTGACAAATCAGTTACTATCACTGGTTTGTCTGTTTGAGGACcctcttgttgttgtgcAGCAGGTTGTTGAGCGCCATTATCATCCACTCTTAAATTGCCCATACCATGTTCCACTTGCCTTTCACGCTGTTGTTGAACCAAAGTTTCAGCATTGACAGGTAAGGCCGGCAAGGCAGAATTTTGCTTCTGAGATGCCGATCTAGCAGGCATACTGATTGGGATTTCGTTCAAATTAGGCATAGGACCACCCCTCATTGCAGATACACCCTCAGAAACCGCACGCGAATGCATTTTAGGTGGTCTCTTGTTTCCATCCGGAGACATCTGTAGTGGGGTACGTTGCTGATAGTCACGTGTCTGGTCTTGTTGTGGGTGACCACCGCGACGTTGTGACAATTTCCTGAACAAACTACCAAACTTGGGTCTATCTTGGGGATCCAAAGAAGTTGGTGAAGCGCTACGTTGTTGATAATCATTAGACTGTGGAACAGGCGATAGAACATAATCTGCATCGTTGTGAATATCAGAGCTTTTTCTTGTGGTTGGTGAAGTATGGGCCTGCTCTGGCATAGCCAATTTAGGAGGCACCAGTACCTGCAATGGCCTTTGTCTTGGATTGTTAGggttgttattgttgttggaAGATTTAGGTACAATCAATGGCGGTATTAGTGGTGGCGGTACTGTTGAACCACCTTCGTTAGAACTCTTTGTTTTATCGACTTGAGGGGTGTTGCCGTTAGATAAAATTCCTGTTTGACGAGATTGTACATCCGCTGgttgttccaatttcttttgttgCATGAGAGcctgctgttgttgctcGCGTTGCTGTTGtcttctttgtaatttGGCCAATTTCCTCCTCAACATTTCGTCAACTAAGTAGTATATGGAAAGTAGGGGATGGTAAGCTCTAGTTGGATCCTCAAAGGCAACTCCTGTGTAAGATGGATTATAAATTTTATCTGTACCCAAGGACTTTTCTGGTAAAATACCACTCGTATTTGCCTCTGTGACTTCAATACTCTTTGTACCGTTTAGTTCGTTACTTGTTGTAATACTCTTACCATTCAAATTAGATAGCTGGTTCCAATATTGTTTTGATAATTGTTGGTAATCCTCTTCGGTAATGATTGCATGCAAAAACCTCATGGTCTCATCAATGTCATCAATGAACTCTAAACGGAACATTTCCTTGACTACTGTTATATCCAACATCTCAGGTGACATGGGGATTCTATTTGGAACATAGGATGGAGCTGGGAAATCGTAACCCCTAATCATCCAATGGTGTTCAACAACCTGCTTTAAAGACGCCCTCTTTCTTGGGTCCACGACTAACATCTTGGATAATAACGATATAACTTCAATGGATAAATGTTGTGGATAATCAACTTTACCTTGTTTAATCTTCTCATGTAGAACACTTGAGTTTTCATCGTCAAATGGAACTTTACCGCAGACTAGCACGTAAAGCACCACACCAAATGACCAAACGTCGACTTCGGGACCCACATAAGGGGAAGCTTTTAACAATTCAGGGGCTGCAAAATATAGCGATCCACAAAAAGTATGTAGTTGCGTTCTAGGATCAAACATGTTGGAAAGACCAAAATCaatgattttaatttcaccCGATGTTGATATCATaatattttcaatcttcaaatctctGTGCACAATGTTATTAGCGTGCAGATACTGTAGTGCACTGGCGATGCCGCGGGCAAATTTCCTAGCATGGTGTTCCCTGAGAGAACCATGCTGAATGATATAATCCAGTAGTTGCCCACCTGAAACGTATTCGAATAGCATGTAAAAATGATTAGACATAGTACACATCTCAAACAGACGACAGATGTGTGGATGGTATAGTGCTTGACCTAACGATGCTTCTCTTATAGTTCTTTTATCACGAGAAATCTCCTTTTCCAGTTTCTTCTGTCTTTCCAATGCCTCTTGTTCATTTTGAGGCGGCGGTAATTGTTGCTCCTTATGTAAAAATGCCTTTGTAGCCCTGTTGATAATTTTGATGGCGCAGATTTCATTTGTATAGTGATGTTTGGCTATCTTAACTTTACCCATCGAACCAGCTCCCACGGTCTCTAGGAAATCCCAATCTCCAAGTGCCTTACGATGGAACTGTTTCGGATCCATTGTTTGCGATCTCGAGCTCCGATCCGCatattgttgttgtttttgaCGGGCTTCTGTTGTAgccttttcttcattagcTTCTGTGATTTCCACAGGTGGCATTAACGGTGAGGGTTGCctctgttgttgttgttgttgtttttgaTGCTGTTGCATCagctgttgttgttgttgaatttgttgttgttgaatttgcagctgcatttgcatttgctgctgctgctgagATTGTTGGTGAGCCTTACCCATCATTCTAGCGGTGGCAGGAGCTACGCTGCTTGGAGCAGGACTCTCTGTGCtagttgatgatgaagccCCGGACTCACCTCCACCAATTTTAAATTGACTATTGACGTGATAATCCATGGTATTGGGCATTCTCTACAACGATGCTAAAACCAGCAAGCAATTAACTATTATCTGACAATCTTGAAAACACCGGACCGCTGTCTCTATCTTGTTTCTCACCAACTAATCACTGAGATAAAACAGACAGAAATCAACACAGATCTCTTACAGCTCGGTATATCTGACAATACTAGATCCTCCCAGTATGCCCTTTAAACCTCCTCACAGTCCTCTAGCAGCCTAAAAGATTCTCAATTATGCTTGATTCACTTGCTCATCAATAGTCAAACGGGCTCGTACTACCTTGGGCTTTAATCCCTTTCTTTCGTTTTCAGGAAGGggaaaaggaaaagcaAAGGTAGGGTAATATTGGGTAATATTTGGATCACTTTGAACGTACATTTCGATAACACTTTATACGGACATGTAATCATATTCTACGATATTGGATTTCGAAATTCAAACCATAAACAGAATGTACATAGTATGATACATACATTAAGACTGAGTACGATAGGCGCCATTAGATGATTCAAGAAGTGTTTTGAAGATGTCTATGAAGCGTGGTAGGAGGGCTGTAAGTGCTAGTTTAGAGCCTGAGAATGAACGACCTGCCTGGCAGGTGTTTTGTGCTGAAGATACGCTTGTACAATGGcataaattgaaaaatgtggAGAGTTTAGTTTTAAGGGCAAGGGAACGTATTGGTgaagatcttttcaaaacttggaGTTACCACGTAGTGATTAGTTGGTTTTACAAAGTTTGTGACTCTTTTGTTACTGCCAATTATGCTGGTGACATTGAAACTTTTAAGCCGTTTTGGAAAGATGTCAAAttcgatgaagaattactgCTGCAGGAGTTGTCTGGTTTAGCTGGAGAGTTGACTCTGTGGGAATCACTTAGATGGCATACCTTAAAAAATGTAGCTAATAGTAAGGGAGTTTCCTTAAAGGATTGGAATGAATTGGCGCAACATTATCTGAAAGATAGAGGTGACtataaatttgaaaaattgacattAGAGGAGCAGTTTCAGGAGGTATATGCGATGATAAGAGTTATTGAAAGGAAGAATCTACCATTTAGAAATTATTTATTAGCCAATTTGGAACTATTCGAATCGGTAGCGTATGAAGACGACGATACCGGTCCCTTGTATGCATTGGCAAATGTGGGGGTTTTAGTTCGTAAATTAGTCAAACAAAGTCCTCATGAGATACATATACCGTTGAAACTAAAGAATTGTACCGTTAGACTACCTCATGGCCCTAATGGATTTGAATTAGTTCATTTGGATTATAGTGCGGAAATCAATAGATATTTACAATCGGTGAAAGTGGATTATGAATTGGTTACACATAATTGGGAACAATTTGCACAATGTGTAgaatcaaatcaaattgGTGAACCTTCACCTAATGTGGATTACGAAGATTTGGTTAATGTTTATGTGGAACACCAGTTGTACTCTCGAAGGCTATTACAACAGAGACAAAAGGATCATGACATGGCAGAATTGTTAACACGTAGGAAAAGATCTTCAAGGTTGGTCGCTAGAGAGGAAGAAGTTCGTCGTAAAGATTTAGAAAGTGAATGGTTAGATAGATTGGATTCTCGAGATCAATTTTTACGTGCCAGGAGCCGTTTGGTTAACAGAAATGTCAAGAAGATCAAAGATTGGCTCTGGAGTCAACTGTGGTCAAATTTCGAAAAAGATTTAAGAATTACTAGAGGAGATCCAATATCAAAGGAAGAAGGAAGCGAATTGACCGCAGACGATCTTAAAGTATTGGCACAAGGTACTCGATATGTCGATTGGATTTGTCCGGTAACTGAAACAGCTGCAGCTGTCTCTACGACTGGGACGGATGAACACCCATTAGAATTACCTCTACATTGTTGCGTAACGGAGGAAGATGTGGAACGTGGTGCAGCTCAAGAAGTAGATGATCAGAGATGGATATTTAAATGTGTTGGGGAACCTGATCTTGACAGTATATGGATTGGGTCACCTGAAGAAGAGCAGGAACATGCTGCATTGTTTGCAGAAAAGGGAGGTTCACTTGTATGTTGTGAATCTTGTCTCAGATGGCAACATTGGGAATGTCAATCACAACGACTTTTATTGTTATTGGCTAGTTCTCAAGGCAGGGATTCTCCCGTGACTGCTCGGGATTTTGGCATTGTACAACTGGGACACGCTTCTGTGCAGGCAAGCCGTAGATCAAGTCGAAGAGCCGCCATGTCTAATGATCAGACAACGACGAATTCTGCAGATTACAATGTGGAACAGCATTACCTAAGACCTACAGATAAAAGAAAACCTCTAGGGGAAACTGGAGTATTTATATGTGCATGGTGTTGTTACGAACTGGAGAAACAATTGAGAGAAACATTTCCTGCAGAATTATCAGCTTTAAGAGCTaagcagaggaagaatcGTGAAGAGCGTGAACGTCGTCGTCTAGCTGCTGTTAATGCAGCATCACGTACACCAGTCAATGGGACGTTTTCTGCGGCTGCGACACCCGCACCGCTACCGACAACAGAGTCTTCCGCAACGCCTACGATGTTTTCTGCcttcaattcatccttTGCGACAAACCCACAGCAAACTCCGAACAATATTAATTCATCCACTACTAATGGAGCTGCACAATTGTCAGACTCAACTGCATCTGCCACACCGTCAGGATCAACTACACCTGCAATTCAAAGGCCTAATGAGACCGGTCAGACCTTTCAATAGGGCCTTCTAGCATAAAAGGAATTATGAACAGGACCTGTAAACTCATTTTATAGATTGCATCAACCTGTATATACTGTATTATGAAGGAAACAGAATTAACGTTTTGACGTtaatttgttaaatttCGAGAATTAGAAGCATAAATGAGATACTGGTCTAACGAGGATAATAGTACAAGCCTGGTACGACATCTTTCTACGCAATGGACATCCGAGTCTACTGCGTCCGTCTACCTCTAATGGGTTGGCATATCAAGTTTTCGTCATAGCTTGCTCTGCTCGTACCCGTGTTATATATATGCACTACAAACTCCTCCGCAATATTTATATCACTATGAAGCTAAAAATAGGTATAAGTGAACTATCTAGAGTAAAAGGGAATTGCTCCTTAATCAGGAGAAATTCATCCACAGCCAATTATTCGTATATGGCAAACTTATACGCTCATAACTCACAGTTACCCGGCTCCGGAA
It includes:
- a CDS encoding serine/threonine-protein kinase (similar to uniprot|P13186 Saccharomyces cerevisiae YLR096W KIN2 Serine/threonine protein kinase involved in regulation of exocytosis localizes to the cytoplasmic face of the plasma membrane closely related to Kin1p and to YDR122W uniprot|P13185 Saccharomyces cerevisiae YDR122W KIN1 Serine/threonine protein kinase involved in regulation of exocytosis; localizes to the cytoplasmic face of the plasma membrane; closely related to Kin2p), with protein sequence MPNTMDYHVNSQFKIGGGESGASSSTSTESPAPSSVAPATARMMGKAHQQSQQQQQMQMQLQIQQQQIQQQQQLMQQHQKQQQQQQRQPSPLMPPVEITEANEEKATTEARQKQQQYADRSSRSQTMDPKQFHRKALGDWDFLETVGAGSMGKVKIAKHHYTNEICAIKIINRATKAFLHKEQQLPPPQNEQEALERQKKLEKEISRDKRTIREASLGQALYHPHICRLFEMCTMSNHFYMLFEYVSGGQLLDYIIQHGSLREHHARKFARGIASALQYLHANNIVHRDLKIENIMISTSGEIKIIDFGLSNMFDPRTQLHTFCGSLYFAAPELLKASPYVGPEVDVWSFGVVLYVLVCGKVPFDDENSSVLHEKIKQGKVDYPQHLSIEVISLLSKMLVVDPRKRASLKQVVEHHWMIRGYDFPAPSYVPNRIPMSPEMLDITVVKEMFRLEFIDDIDETMRFLHAIITEEDYQQLSKQYWNQLSNLNGKSITTSNELNGTKSIEVTEANTSGILPEKSLGTDKIYNPSYTGVAFEDPTRAYHPLLSIYYLVDEMLRRKLAKLQRRQQQREQQQQALMQQKKLEQPADVQSRQTGILSNGNTPQVDKTKSSNEGGSTVPPPLIPPLIVPKSSNNNNNPNNPRQRPLQVLVPPKLAMPEQAHTSPTTRKSSDIHNDADYVLSPVPQSNDYQQRSASPTSLDPQDRPKFGSLFRKLSQRRGGHPQQDQTRDYQQRTPLQMSPDGNKRPPKMHSRAVSEGVSAMRGGPMPNLNEIPISMPARSASQKQNSALPALPVNAETLVQQQRERQVEHGMGNLRVDDNGAQQPAAQQQEGPQTDKPVIVTDLSQADDNKPLPPLNVTKGRKLHPSARAKSVGHTRRESLKFVRPPVPANAQNVNDTGFLEFNKECKSSEPNGGVDGTSSGRSNVESTGTTPAEKDDEEEFTDEAILEKASKAPPGSMPSIDYPRSLFLKGFFSVQTTSSKPLPIVRYKIISVLKKMHIDFKEVKGGFVCVQTFPQDKSGEIQSELPPTHDQQEQHEKEQQFQHAPQQPPQSQHLQLPGAMESTHRRQFSATRNHSVKRQDSARRVQANIPSTPLASSHHERSVSIVTSPTPNNVSGEISSASLESVNQDDILTTSKAQDMNKTENEQEEITGTKGKPPVKFEIHIVKVRIVGLAGVHFKKVSGNTWLYKELATDILEKLSL
- the IOC2 gene encoding Ioc2p (similar to uniprot|Q12072 Saccharomyces cerevisiae YLR095C IOC2 Member of a complex (Isw1b) with Isw1p and Ioc4p), with the translated sequence MSMKRGRRAVSASLEPENERPAWQVFCAEDTLVQWHKLKNVESLVLRARERIGEDLFKTWSYHVVISWFYKVCDSFVTANYAGDIETFKPFWKDVKFDEELLLQELSGLAGELTLWESLRWHTLKNVANSKGVSLKDWNELAQHYLKDRGDYKFEKLTLEEQFQEVYAMIRVIERKNLPFRNYLLANLELFESVAYEDDDTGPLYALANVGVLVRKLVKQSPHEIHIPLKLKNCTVRLPHGPNGFELVHLDYSAEINRYLQSVKVDYELVTHNWEQFAQCVESNQIGEPSPNVDYEDLVNVYVEHQLYSRRLLQQRQKDHDMAELLTRRKRSSRLVAREEEVRRKDLESEWLDRLDSRDQFLRARSRLVNRNVKKIKDWLWSQLWSNFEKDLRITRGDPISKEEGSELTADDLKVLAQGTRYVDWICPVTETAAAVSTTGTDEHPLELPLHCCVTEEDVERGAAQEVDDQRWIFKCVGEPDLDSIWIGSPEEEQEHAALFAEKGGSLVCCESCLRWQHWECQSQRLLLLLASSQGRDSPVTARDFGIVQLGHASVQASRRSSRRAAMSNDQTTTNSADYNVEQHYLRPTDKRKPLGETGVFICAWCCYELEKQLRETFPAELSALRAKQRKNREERERRRLAAVNAASRTPVNGTFSAAATPAPLPTTESSATPTMFSAFNSSFATNPQQTPNNINSSTTNGAAQLSDSTASATPSGSTTPAIQRPNETGQTFQ